A genomic stretch from uncultured Desulfovibrio sp. includes:
- a CDS encoding septal ring lytic transglycosylase RlpA family protein, which produces MRAAAVLLLALFCATLLNGCGSSSWRKGGVPGSKPYTIRGKTYYPLKSAHGFVEEGVASWYGPGFHGKTTASGERYNQYAMTAAHKILPLGTRVRVTNLANRRSLILRINDRGPFVDDRVIDLSKGAAQRLDVIGKGTTRVRIQSLSGGIPEVRADGDVMGSYYVQVGAFGVKANAQRLIRQLSEAGYTGRIYFGSNDLWNVQVGPWPDTARAGAMLDLLRRSYPHAFVVGDK; this is translated from the coding sequence ATGCGCGCTGCGGCCGTGCTGCTGCTGGCGTTGTTCTGCGCAACGCTGCTGAACGGCTGCGGTTCCTCCTCCTGGCGCAAGGGAGGCGTGCCCGGCAGCAAGCCCTATACCATCCGCGGCAAGACCTATTATCCGCTCAAGTCCGCGCACGGCTTTGTGGAAGAGGGCGTGGCCTCCTGGTACGGGCCGGGCTTTCATGGCAAGACCACGGCCAGCGGCGAACGCTATAACCAGTATGCCATGACGGCCGCCCACAAGATTCTGCCCCTGGGGACCCGGGTGCGGGTGACCAATCTGGCCAACCGGCGTTCCCTCATCCTGCGCATCAACGACCGTGGCCCCTTTGTGGATGATCGTGTCATCGATCTGTCCAAGGGCGCGGCCCAGCGCCTGGATGTCATCGGCAAGGGCACGACGCGGGTACGCATCCAGAGCCTGAGCGGCGGCATTCCTGAAGTCCGGGCGGATGGCGATGTCATGGGCAGCTACTACGTGCAGGTGGGAGCCTTCGGGGTCAAGGCCAATGCCCAGCGGCTCATCCGGCAGCTCAGTGAGGCCGGCTATACGGGACGCATCTATTTTGGCAGCAATGACCTCTGGAACGTGCAGGTGGGGCCGTGGCCTGATACGGCCCGGGCCGGGG